The Naumovozyma dairenensis CBS 421 chromosome 1, complete genome genome includes a region encoding these proteins:
- the RIB1 gene encoding GTP cyclohydrolase II (similar to Saccharomyces cerevisiae RIB1 (YBL033C); ancestral locus Anc_3.319), producing MTKSLPKVECIARARIPTTQGPDIFLHLYTNDQDNKEHLAIVFGEDIRSRSLFRQRPNETQQDRMIRGAYVGKLHPGRTIADKDDRLGLQLHFDTNGELLPDYNFTTWDSAKNSTLVRIHSECYTGENAWSARCDCGEQFDRAGKLISLDVEPETGIKGGNGHGVIVYLRQEGRGIGLGEKLKAYNLQDLGADTVQANLLLKHPVDSRDFSLGKSILIDLGIENVRLLTNNPDKINQIDYPPILKCVERVPMVPIHWTDANKGIDSKEIEGYLRTKIERMGHLLTEPLTLHSSEQQQHITKQEQHSCSTHNTANTETDSTIVTSTTKRDNAKIINA from the coding sequence ATGACTAAATCATTACCAAAAGTTGAATGTATAGCAAGAGCACGTATCCCCACCACACAAGGTCCAGACATTTTTCTCCATTTATATACAAATGATCAAGATAACAAGGAACATCTAGCCATAGTATTCGGTGAAGATATAAGATCTCGTTCACTTTTCCGTCAAAGACCCAACGAAACACAACAAGATCGTATGATTAGAGGTGCTTACGTGGGGAAATTACATCCTGGTAGAACCATTGctgataaagatgatagATTAGGTTTACAATTACATTTCGATACTAATGGTGAATTATTACCTGATTATAATTTCACTACTTGGGATTCAGCTAAAAATTCTACATTGGTAAGGATTCATAGTGAATGTTATACTGGTGAAAATGCATGGAGTGCAAGATGTGATTGTGGTGAACAATTCGATAGAGCGGGtaaattgatttcattGGATGTGGAACCAGAAACTGGTATTAAAGGTGGGAATGGTCATGGTGTTATAGTTTATTTAAGACAAGAAGGTCGTGGGATTGGACTAggtgaaaaattgaaagcttataatttacaagatttaGGGGCTGATACAGTACAAgctaatttattattgaaacatCCTGTTGATTCAAGAGATTTTTCATTGGGGAAATCTATATTGATTGATTTGGGTATTGAGAACGTTAGATTGTTGACTAATAATCCTGATAAGATTAATCAAATTGATTATCCACCAATTTTGAAGTGTGTAGAAAGAGTTCCAATGGTACCAATCCATTGGACTGATGCTAATAAAGGTATCGAttctaaagaaattgaaggTTATCTAAGgacaaaaattgaaagaatggGTCATCTTCTAACGGAACCTTTAACTTTACACTCTAgtgaacaacaacaacatatAACgaaacaagaacaacatTCATGCTCAACACATAATACCGCTAATACTGAAACAGATTCAACTATAGTAACCTCCACAACAAAGAGAGATAACGCTAAGATAATAAACGCTTAA
- the HEK2 gene encoding Hek2p (similar to Saccharomyces cerevisiae HEK2 (YBL032W); ancestral locus Anc_3.318), which yields MSSSPSQEQQPETGNLPVPTINLRILLSLKEAAKIIGLKGSTISKIRENNTVKIGISDKVPGCSDRILSCAGPINNVSNAIGDCIEILNEIDFDTNGNVLPSLKLEKYSFHFLNNILPPPSSAELKPPSHGNDEQQQEGEEEEEVAEEEIDLNKIGTVRLIISNHHLSSIIGKGGNKIKSLISKHGVKIVASKDFLPDSQERLLEIQGFPGSITNVLIDVCEILLNDIDVNFIPEKRYYPHLSYSNSHHNSHNNNNNNNTDNNNPQNNGNKRQRDHADDYNSNNEFKRNVKIPEIYVGAIVGKQGNRIANLRKFTKTKIMIQKRDGQDDHHSDNDEEENRIFTITSNLEKNVELAESMLLRNLDAEILRRQTKFNNETITRNDNDIEMD from the coding sequence atgtCATCTTCACCATctcaagaacaacaacctGAAACTGGAAACTTACCTGTTCCAACAATCAATCTAAGAATTTTACTTTCATTAAAGGAAGCTGCCAAAATTATTGGTCTAAAGGGATCAacaatttccaaaattagagaaaataataccGTGAAAATTGGTATCTCTGATAAAGTCCCCGGTTGCTCAGATCGTATCTTATCATGTGCTGGTCCCATTAATAACGTCTCTAACGCAATCGGTGATTGTATTGAAATCttaaatgaaattgatttcGACACTAACGGGAACGTATTACCTTctttaaaattagaaaaatattctttccatttcttaaataatattttaccACCTCCATCTTCAGCTGAATTGAAACCACCATCTCATGGAAACGACGAACAGCAAcaagaaggagaagaagaagaggaagttgctgaagaagaaatcgatttgaataaaatcGGAACAGTAAGATTGATCATAtcaaatcatcatttatCATCAATCATAGGTAAAGGGGGTAACAAAATTAAATCCTTGATTAGTAAACATGGTGTCAAAATCGTCGCATCAAAGGATTTCTTACCTGATTCAcaagaaagattattaGAAATTCAAGGATTCCCAGGTTCAATCACTAATGTTCTAATTGACGTGTGTGAAATCTTATTGAATGATATCGATGTCAATTTTATTCCTGAAAAACGTTATTATCCTCATTTGTCTTATAGTAATTCTCATCACAATtctcataataataataataataataatacggataataataacccGCAAAACAATGGGAACAAGCGTCAACGTGATCATGCTGATGATTacaatagtaataatgaattcaaaagaaacGTGAAAATCCCTGAAATTTACGTAGGTGCTATTGTAGGGAAACAAGGTAATAGAATTGCTAATTTAAGGAAATTTACCAAGACCAAAATCATGATCCAAAAGAGAGATGGACAAGATGATCATCATAGTGATAATGACGAAGAAGAGAATAGAATATTTACCATAACTAGTAATTTAGAGAAAAATGTAGAACTAGCTGAATCAATGTTATTAAGAAACTTGGACGCTGAAATCCTTAGACGTCAAactaaattcaataatgaaactATTACTagaaatgataatgatatcgAAATGGATTGA
- the SHE1 gene encoding She1p (similar to Saccharomyces cerevisiae SHE1 (YBL031W); ancestral locus Anc_3.317), with protein sequence MNNNDNRQGLLNQNSNIFNYRMNERVIQQREEQNDPVRQQQAQHHQNSNIIDTIGVSKTLGNKVFDELDSRTTLKFQQLREQHNDNNNNDDSNDLTSSNFEEFFKSKHNIQFNNMQSLQDYKYLYNININEQRQQAEQQQVLPRTPKKQSIDTIISHNDENNNNNLESLKRFKTNDSTFRTKRRSIVPTATPVSDITRRIRRLRLRTSIANKKDVSNNDALYSIMNTPLSNAKPLQMSSSIPQPPPNVNVPQHEPTFLKPTINFLNKMKRSEPIFKNLNTHIKSKNPSINSGFSNVRFSSAPIVASSSSTSSSSNSRPAVPDNTHTSRTSFRPPKLKQLQRTVPHSASNSILRTKQSYNNNNIATKSSNTKTVPESVSNNRSVFDRLYTQSTISRSTSTNTIKLPASSTNKNRHTNITSSSISNGNTTNSNKISTIKIGRSKTSGTLSSSLSSASSTSSTMNTIHNSKSNNNININQQDFKRPVWR encoded by the coding sequence ATgaataataacgataacAGACAAGGATTATTGAaccaaaattcaaatatttttaactatagaatgaatgaaagagtaattcaacaaagagaagaacaaaatgaTCCAGTACGACAGCAGCAAGCCCAGCATCatcaaaattcaaatataattgATACAATTGGTGTCTCTAAAACACTAGGTAATAAGGTCTTTGATGAATTGGATTCAAGAACAACATTGAAGTTTCAACAATTAAGAGAACAacataatgataataacaacaatgaTGACTCAAACGATCTTACAAGCAGTAACTTCGAGGAATTTTTTAAATCGAAACATAACATTCAGTTTAACAACATGCAAAGTTTACAAGATTATAAATATCTTTACAATATTAACATTAACGAACAACGACAGCAAGcagaacaacaacaagttTTACCAAGAACTCCAAAGAAACAAAGTATAGACACCATCATTTCccataatgatgaaaataataataataatctagAATCACTTAAAAGATTCAAAACTAATGATTCAACATTTAGAACGAAAAGAAGATCAATTGTACCGACAGCAACTCCTGTCAGTGATATAACAAGACGAATACGAAGATTAAGATTAAGAACCTCAATTGCAAATAAAAAGGATGTATCAAATAACGATGCATTATACTCAATAATGAATACACCCTTATCAAATGCAAAACCTTTACAAATGTCATCTTCGATACCACAACCGCCTCCGAATGTAAACGTACCGCAACATGAACCAACATTTTTAAAACCCACTATCaattttctaaataaaatgaagAGATCTGAACcaatctttaaaaatttgaatacaCATATCAAAAGCAAAAATCCAAGTATAAATTCAGGTTTTTCTAATGTACGGTTTTCATCAGCGCCTATTGtagcttcttcttcttctaccTCTTCATCTTCCAATAGCCGACCAGCAGTACCTGATAATACCCATACATCAAGAACATCATTTCGACCTCCGAAACTTAAACAACTACAACGAACGGTTCCACATTCAGCTTCCAACTCTATACTGAGAACGAAACAGTcatacaacaacaacaacataGCCACTAAGAGTAGCAATACTAAGACTGTGCCTGAATCTGTATCTAATAATCGGTCTGTATTTGACAGATTGTATACTCAATCAACTATATCAAGATCAACATCAACGAATACCATCAAGTTACCGGCATCCtcaacaaataaaaataggCATACAAATATTACAAGTTCGTCAATAAGTAATGGTAACACAACTAATAGCAATAAAATATCAACCATAAAAATCGGCAGGAGTAAAACAAGTGGTACGttgtcatcatcattatcatcagcATCGTCTACTTCATCTACTATGAATACAATTCATAATTCtaaatctaataataacataaaCATTAATCAGCAAGATTTTAAAAGGCCTGTTTGGAGATGA
- the PET9 gene encoding ADP/ATP carrier protein PET9 (similar to Saccharomyces cerevisiae PET9 (YBL030C) and AAC3 (YBR085W); ancestral locus Anc_3.316), translating to MSQVADKSVVSPPPKLESNFAIDFLMGGVSAAVAKTAASPIERVKLLIQNQDEMLKQGSLDSKYSGIVDCFKRTAKQEGIVAFWRGNTANVIRYFPTQALNFAFKDKIKAMFGFKKEDGYAKWFAGNLASGGMAGGLSLMFVYSLDYARTRLAADAKSSKKGSERQFNGLVDVYRKTLKSDGVAGLYRGFLPSVVGIVVYRGLYFGLYDSVKPLLLTGSLEGSFLASFLLGWVVTTGASTASYPLDTVRRRMMMTSGQAVKYDGAFDCFRKIVAAEGVGSLFKGCGANILRGVAGAGVISMYDQLQMMLFGKKFK from the coding sequence ATGAGTCAAGTAGCTGATAAATCTGTAGTATCTCCCCCACCTAAATTGGAATCCAACTTTGctattgatttcttaatgGGTGGTGTTAGTGCAGCTGTGGCAAAGACAGCAGCATCACCAATTGAAAGAGTTAAACTACTAATTCAAAATCAAGATGAAATGTTAAAGCAAGGTTCATTGGATTCTAAATATTCAGGTATCGTCGATTGTTTTAAAAGAACTGCCAAACAAGAAGGTATTGTGGCCTTTTGGAGAGGTAATACTGCTAATGTTATTAGATATTTCCCGACTCAAGCTTTAAATTTCGCTTTTAAGGATAAGATTAAGGCAATGTTTGGTTTTAAGAAGGAAGATGGTTATGCTAAATGGTTTGCTGGTAATTTAGCTTCTGGTGGTATGGCTGGTGGTCTTTCATTGAtgtttgtttattcttTAGATTATGCAAGAACTAGATTGGCTGCAGATGCTAAATCTTCCAAGAAGGGTAGTGAAAGACAATTTAACGGTTTAGTCGATGTTTATAGAAAGACTTTAAAGTCAGATGGTGTTGCAGGTTTATATAGGGGGTTTTTACCATCTGTTGTTGGTATTGTTGTTTACAGAGGTCTATATTTCGGTCTTTATGATTCCGTTAAGCCTTTACTTCTAACTGGTTCTTTGGAAGGTTCATTCTTAGCTTCATTCTTATTAGGTTGGGTTGTTACTACTGGTGCATCTACTGCATCTTATCCATTAGATACagttagaagaagaatgatgatgactTCTGGTCAAGCTGTTAAATACGATGGTGCCTTTGATTGTTTCAGAAAGATTGTTGCTGCTGAAGGTGTAGGTTCTTTGTTTAAGGGTTGTGGTGCCAATATCTTAAGAGGTGTCGCAGGTGCTGGTGTTATTTCCATGTACGATCAATTACAAATGATGTTATTCGgtaaaaaattcaaatag
- the NDAI0A05430 gene encoding uncharacterized protein (similar to Saccharomyces cerevisiae YBL029C-A; ancestral locus Anc_3.315) encodes MFFLIPFVCGINHYDKEYDNNPNHKSIYCPNCHNFSVRPIKRREFVSLWWVPIVPLYWGKQLHCPICNWRQDFKNDEQLQKILVEQNNIKTGAPPKYS; translated from the coding sequence ATGTTTTTCCTCATACCATTTGTGTGTGGGATCAATCATTATGATAAAGAATACGACAATAATCCCAACCataaatcaatatattgTCCAAATTGCCATAATTTTAGTGTACGACCCATCAAAAGAAGAGAGTTTGTTAGTCTCTGGTGGGTTCCGATAGTACCCTTATATTGGGGTAAACAATTACATTGCCCCATCTGCAATTGGAGACAAGATTTCAAGAACGATGAACAATTACAGAAGATTTTAGTGGAACAAAACAATATCAAAACTGGAGCACCACCTAAATACTCTTAA
- the NDAI0A05440 gene encoding uncharacterized protein: MNHFSSQWGNGDFPIGIPRCVSQGHFRVPRFLMVSLFFRKPCVQAIVYTKIYLYGLLVLKNICTDSLRIHLPEIESTTISDFQDTYSTNGQKTHLVDISENWGSFVILKEFHLQRCLSESFSFFLRMNVTEISYRSLCSIFKTCQIQKTQSPRRVSWVKDRQRERNPRFCPPTLSEFHCFDYFPSTHSNKPRSVVFLERFRTKYSFNLLCTHVFPFLRNPLKGTQKLFWTLSFPLFEFEFLYHSHRNSR; encoded by the coding sequence ATGAACCATTTTAGTTCCCAATGGGGAAATGGTGATTTCCCCATTGGGATCCCTCGGTGTGTTTCCCAAGGCCATTTTAGGGTACCGCGTTTTCTCATGGTGTCTCTCTTTTTCCGAAAACCCTGCGTACAAGCAATTGTTTATactaaaatatatttgtaCGGATTACTAGTGCTGAAAAACATCTGTACAGACTCACTGCGAATCCACTTACCAGAAATAGAAAGTACGACTATATCTGACTTCCAGGACACCTATAGTACAAATGGCCAGAAAACTCACCTGGTTGATATTTCTGAGAATTGGGGCAGTTTTGTTATCCTAAAGGAATTTCACCTTCAACGGTGTCTTTCAGAGTCGTTCTCATTTTTCCTTCGGATGAACGTTACGGAGATTTCCTACCGTTCATTGTGTTCCATCTTCAAAACATgccaaattcaaaaaactCAGAGTCCGAGACGTGTCAGTTGGGTGAAGGACCGACAGAGGGAAAGAAACCCACGGTTTTGTCCACCCACTCTGAGTGAATTCCACTGTTTTGATTATTTCCCTTCGACACATTCCAATAAACCCCGAAGCGTTGTTTTTCTTGAACGATTTCGTACGAAATATTCCTTCAACCTTCTTTGTACACACGTATTCCCCTTTCTTCGGAATCCTCTGAAAGGAACTCAGAAACTTTTCTGGACTCTTTCTTTCCCactttttgaatttgaatttctttacCATTCTCACAGAAACTCTCGGTAA
- the NDAI0A05450 gene encoding uncharacterized protein (similar to Saccharomyces cerevisiae YBL029W; ancestral locus Anc_3.314), protein MLSNYDHFGTSQPIGSNNDVFNFEYVIPTSLEIDDISNINELDAGSHHDNSTEETLIFNSGITLDTTKTNLSNSNLSTKKTTTELFTTSNHNDFFPLLDVDYSSAFSDFNNTDDQEHFDTIDTLTSYPVSLEVEEDKRFESFEQLDSLKPEYQGNSPTNSSSSTSSKQSSNSIFSAQKDGKGISSQAVSFHNEISQFKDFVNSSSSLTVEPNTKLQLLTPEELMLPNNATNYNLQDIENTESEHFFNIDSFTLSQRSLSTADSHEYNQKRTKRKSTKKRSHSTIITSTDSLTPTTKKVSDSRLSADGLAKVLKLSSPEEALERERYILNIFEHELHYPLGYKTWIRDTTKDYRTQLIEALHERVKEKYPEYDHAVLETIIRRATYYMMQSRLRRERRAKSKGKCNSNSNSNSNSNININETIDA, encoded by the coding sequence ATGCTTTCAAATTACGATCATTTCGGTACCTCTCAACCAATTGGTAGTAACAATGATGTATTCAACTTTGAATACGTCATTCCCACCTCTCTAGAAATCGATGATATCagtaatattaatgaattggacGCTGGAAGTCATCATGATAATTCAACTGAAGAAACTCTAATCTTTAATAGTGGCATAACTCTAGATACAACAAAGACAAATCTTTCGAATAGTAACCTCAGTACCAAGAAAACAACTACTGAATTGTTCACTACTAGTAACCATAATGACTTCTTTCCATTGCTTGATGTAGATTATTCATCGGCCTTTAGTGACTTCAATAATACAGATGATCAAGAGCATTTCGATACAATTGATACGCTAACCTCATATCCTGTTTCTCTTGAAGTAGAGGAAGATAAGAGATTTGAATCTTTCGAACAATTAGATTCCCTCAAGCCTGAATATCAGGGCAACTCGCCAACAAactcatcttcttcaacgAGTTCGAAACAATCATCAAACTCAATTTTCTCTGCTCAGAAAGATGGTAAAGGTATTTCAAGTCAAGCGGTTTCTTTTCATAATGAGATAAGTCAATTCAAGGACTTTGTgaattcatcttcctcaTTAACAGTCGAACCTAATACAAAGTTACAACTACTCACTCCAGAAGAATTGATGCTTCCAAATAATGCTACTAACTATAATTTACAGGATATCGAAAATACAGAGTCTGAGCATTTCTTCAACATAGATTCTTTCACCCTTTCGCAGAGGTCATTATCTACTGCAGATTCCCATGAATACAATCAAAAGAGAACGAAACGTAAATCTACAAAGAAGCGTTCTCATTCAACAATTATCACTTCAACAGATTCTCTAACGCCGACAACGAAAAAGGTATCTGATTCAAGATTGTCAGCCGACGGATTAGCAAAAGTATTAAAACTATCATCTCCAGAGGAAGCTCTAGAGAGAGAACGTTACATCCTAAATATCTTTGAACATGAATTACACTACCCCTTAGGTTATAAGACATGGATTCGTGATACTACTAAAGATTACAGAACGCAATTAATCGAAGCTTTACATGAAAGGGTCAAGGAGAAATATCCAGAATATGATCATGCCGTCTTAGAAACAATCATAAGAAGAGCAACGTATTATATGATGCAGAGTAGATTAAGAAGGGAAAGACGAGCCAAAAGTAAGGGGAAAtgtaatagtaatagtaatagtaatagtaatagtaatattaatattaatgagACTATTGATGCATAA
- the NDAI0A05460 gene encoding uncharacterized protein (similar to Saccharomyces cerevisiae YBL028C; ancestral locus Anc_3.313) — protein MAKSLRAKSHLKAKSIKRRSVFQKIVDARESRLAERLKKDFVDQKVKELKEKNGDAEIMDIDADGKITGEDESEISTKKVSTSGWRDARHHAYKKNKIAKKAKKKGSFTKF, from the coding sequence ATGGCCAAATCATTACGTGCTAAAAGTCACCTAAAAGCCAAGTCGATTAAACGTCGTTCAGTATTCCAAAAAATTGTTGACGCTCGTGAATCAAGATTAGCTGAACGATTAAAGAAAGACTTCGTCGATCAAAAGgtgaaagaattgaaagagaaaaatgGTGATGCAGAAATAATGGACATAGATGCTGATGGAAAGATAACGGGAGAAGATGAATCAGAAATATCCACTAAAAAAGTAAGCACTTCTGGCTGGAGAGATGCGAGACATCACGCATATAAGAAAAACAAGATCGCGAAAAAGGCTAAGAAGAAGGGTTCTTTCACCAAATTTTAG
- the RPL19B gene encoding 60S ribosomal protein eL19 (similar to Saccharomyces cerevisiae RPL19B (YBL027W) and RPL19A (YBR084C-A); ancestral locus Anc_3.312): protein MANLRTQKRLAASVIGVGKGKVWLDPNETTEISQANSRNAIRKLIKNGTIVKKAVTVHSRSRTRAHALSKRNGRHTGYGKRKGTREARLPSQVVWIRRLRVLRRLLAKYRDAGKIDKHLYHVLYKEAKGNAFKHKRALVEHIIQAKADSQREKALAEEADVRRSKNRAARERRAQRIIEKREALLKEDA, encoded by the exons AT GGCCAATTTACGTACACAAAAGAGACTTGCTGCATCCGTTATTGGTGTTGGTAAAGGAAAAGTCTGGTTAGATCCAAATGAAACCACTGAAATTTCCCAAGCTAACTCAAGAAACGCCATTAGAAAATTGATCAAAAACGGTACTATAGTCAAGAAGGCTGTTACTGTCCACTCCAGATCTAGAACTAGAGCTCATGCTCTATCTAAGAGAAACGGTCGTCACACTGGCTATGGTAAGAGAAAAGGTACAAGAGAAGCTCGTTTACCTTCCCAAGTTGTCTGGATCAGAAGATTAAGAGTTTTGAGAAGATTATTGGCCAAATACAGAGACGCTGGTAAAATCGATAAGCATTTATACCACGTTCTATACAAGGAAGCTAAAGGTAATGCTTTCAAGCATAAGAGAGCTTTAGTTGAACACATTATCCAAGCTAAGGCTGACTCTCAACGTGAAAAGGCTCTAGCTGAAGAAGCTGATGTCAGAAGATCTAAGAACAGAGCTGCTCGTGAAAGAAGAGCTCAAAGAATTATCGAAAAGAGAGAAGCTTTATTGAAGGAAGATGCttaa
- the NDAI0A05480 gene encoding uncharacterized protein (similar to Saccharomyces cerevisiae TEC1 (YBR083W); ancestral locus Anc_3.310), whose amino-acid sequence MTTPNEQPLHNNIPSETIRLSDNNDKHMAETPTTFSNQLTHSSIIFPFMYGHDKWPLKVENAFMEALQLIVKNGTSKIKIRNKNYGRNELISLYIKHHTGEVRTKKQISSHIQVWKKSILNKISGEMELTPLDKQILALIEKGPKQSDVNVTNFFSTFEAIIENENNNIFNHSVTNNAGIEPLKSNQVSQQKQIFYNQVGTLQSNFPTRENPVYGYVPVAGTNNTKESLPVPYPPTVTPLLNGHYSEPNWPPIPTNRNGNFQYLGNASEAAVTNRTSWPNNNISKPCNDSWSAGFVRATGPDNSYSQNHSQNNHNLQPVLPSVHHPYFRTPANISSSVLPPLSSSASLAEPPKMYIPLRTYSQPNNEMIAPSFAASNGNPITQGPLPLHADHQQFSRLPNASSSQLTNLPISLSRNVPNNDPNQPVMIPTFTEYSQLARPHITSARRNTVDLNNNTGREKPNGSHLDRGLFPLGDAQEHKN is encoded by the coding sequence ATGACAACGCCGAATGAACAACCTTTACACAATAACATTCCTTCAGAAACAATCAGACTTagtgataataatgacaaaCATATGGCCGAGACGCCCACAACATTCTCCAATCAATTGACGCATTCTTCTATCATTTTCCCGTTCATGTATGGCCATGATAAATGGCCTTTAAAGGTGGAGAATGCATTCATGGAAGCATTACAATTGATAGTAAAAAATGGGACatcaaagataaaaataagaaacaaaaattatggTAGAAATGAATTGATATCTTTGTATATTAAGCACCACACTGGGGAAGTTAGGACTAAGAAGCAAATTTCATCACATATTCAAGTATGGAAAAAATCcattttaaataaaatttcagGCGAGATGGAACTAACACCATTGGACAAACAAATTCTTGCTTTAATCGAAAAAGGGCCAAAACAAAGCGACGTAAATGttacaaattttttttccaccTTCGAGGCAATcatagaaaatgaaaataataatattttcaaccATTCGGTTACAAATAATGCCGGGATAGAACCCTTGAAAAGCAATCAAGTCAGTCAACAGAAACAGATATTTTACAACCAAGTCGGGACACTTCAAAGTAATTTTCCAACAAGAGAAAACCCAGTATATGGGTATGTGCCAGTTGCCGGTACAAACAATACAAAGGAATCTCTTCCTGTACCGTATCCTCCTACTGTTACACCGCTATTAAACGGCCATTATTCAGAACCAAACTGGCCACCGATTCCAACTAACCGCAATGGAaactttcaatatttgGGGAATGCATCTGAAGCAGCGGTAACGAACAGAACCAGCTGGCCAAACAATAACATATCAAAGCCATGTAATGATAGCTGGAGTGCGGGCTTCGTGAGGGCTACAGGCCCAGACAACTCTTATAGCCAAAATCACTCACAGAACAACCATAACCTACAGCCCGTGCTTCCTTCCGTTCACCATCCATACTTTAGGACACCGGCTAATATTAGTTCGTCTGTTTTACcaccattatcatcatcagcatcattGGCAGAGCCACCTAAAATGTATATTCCCTTAAGGACATACTCACAGCCAAATAATGAGATGATTGCACCTTCCTTTGCAGCATCAAATGGAAATCCTATAACACAGGGCCCACTTCCGTTGCATGCTGATCATCAGCAATTTTCACGTCTTCCTAACGCATCATCATCCCAACTTACTAATCTCCCAATTTCTTTGTCAAGAAACGTACCCAATAACGACCCTAACCAACCCGTTATGATCCCCACGTTCACAGAATATTCACAATTAGCAAGACCGCATATTACGTCAGCCCGAAGGAACACAGtggatttaaataataacactGGTAGGGAAAAACCAAATGGTTCTCACTTAGATCGAGGATTATTCCCTTTAGGTGACGCTCAGGAACAtaaaaattga